A DNA window from Zingiber officinale cultivar Zhangliang chromosome 3A, Zo_v1.1, whole genome shotgun sequence contains the following coding sequences:
- the LOC122051364 gene encoding chitin elicitor receptor kinase 1-like isoform X2, whose product MAPFRSLGFILILAFAPFLPSLESACRSGCELALGAYYVTPNVNASYIAPLFDIPSFNALGPYNPSVRDLNSILSGNRLHVFFSCDCINGEFLGHNFSYQVVSGDTYTSIASDVYGSLTTVAALAHFNSFPENNVQAGANINVIVNCSCGDKAVSSAYGLFETYPIHPPDNLSSIAAAYNFTSQEALLQNYNPGSNFTSGTVFIPTTDPTGSYRPLSSSAGISGGAIAGIIVALIVALLLGICLYIYHRRRKKTKKALFLSPTEEASIYSAGATSRVDSSPFAGITVDRSVEFPYEELATATNDFGLTNKIGGGGFGIVYYAELRGEKAAIKKMDMQATNEFLAELKVLTNVHHLNLVRLIGYCTEVSLFLVYEFIENGNLSEHLRGLGSREPLPWLTRVQIALDSARGLEYIHEHTVPVYIHRDIKSPNILINKNFRAKVADFGLAKLTEVGASLQTRLVGTFGYMPPEYAQYGEVSPKVDVYAFGVVLYELISAKDAIVKTDSSATESRGLVALFDETLGKPDPKEELKKLVDPRLGQDYPLDSVLAMAWLAKCCTQENPLQRPSMRQIVVSLMTLSSATEDWDMGTFANQSLVNLMSGR is encoded by the exons ATGGCGCCTTTTCGCTCGCTAGGATTCATCCTCATCCTCGCCTTCGCCCCTTTCCTTCCCTCGTTGGAATCCGCCTGTCGGAGCGGCTGCGAACTCGCCCTCGGGGCCTACTACGTAACCCCCAACGTCAACGCCAGCTACATCGCACCCCTCTTCGACATCCCCAGCTTCAACGCTCTCGGACCTTACAACCCCAGCGTCCGTGACCTCAACAGCATCCTGAGCGGTAACCGACTGCATGTCTTCTTCAGCTGCGATTGCATCAATGGCGAATTTCTGGGCCACAATTTCTCCTACCAAGTCGTCTCGGGGGATACCTACACAAGCATCGCCAGCGACGTGTACGGCAGCCTGACCACGGTGGCTGCGCTCGCCCATTTCAACAGCTTCCCAGAGAATAACGTGCAGGCTGGGGCGAACATCAATGTGATTGTCAATTGCTCTTGTGGAGATAAGGCGGTGTCGAGTGCCTACGGCCTGTTCGAGACTTACCCAATCCACCCGCCGGACAACCTGTCATCCATAGCCGCCGCTTACAACTTCACCTCGCAGGAGGCTTTGCTGCAGAATTATAACCCCGGGTCAAATTTCACTTCCGGAACGGTGTTTATACCAACCACAG ACCCAACTGGAAGCTATCGCCCTCTTTCCTCAAG TGCAG GAATTTCTGGGGGTGCTATTGCTGGGATTATTGTAGCTTTAATTGTTGCATTACTATTGGGAATTTGTTTATACATATACCATCGAAGGAGAAAGAAGACAAAGAAAGCCTTGTTCCTGTCACCAACAGAAG aagcttcaatatACAGTGCAGGAGCTACATCCCGTGTGGATAGTTCCCCATTTGCAGGCATTACTGTTGACAGATCAGTGGAATTCCCTTATGAAGAGCTTGCTACTGCTACCAATGATTTTGGTCTGACAAATAAAATTGGAGGGGGTGGCTTTGGAATTGTTTATTATGCGGAGCTTAGAGGAGAG AAAGCTGCAATCAAGAAAATGGACATGCAggcaactaatgaatttcttgctGAATTGAAAGTCTTAACAAATGTCCATCACTTGAATTtg GTGCGTTTGATTGGATACTGTACTGAGGTTTCCTTGTTCCTTGTTTACGAGTTCATTGAAAATGGTAACTTAAGTGAGCATTTGCGTGGGCTAG GTAGTAGAGAGCCTTTGCCATGGCTTACAAGGGTACAAATTGCCCTTGATTCAGCCAGGGGTCTGGAGTATATCCACGAGCATACAGTTCCAGTGTATATACATCGTGATATTAAATCACCTAATATTTTGATAAACAAGAACTTCCGAGCAAAG GTTGCAGATTTTGGTTTAGCAAAACTCACTGAAGTAGGTGCATCTTTGCAAACAAGGCTTGTTGGTACATTTGGTTATATGCCTCCAGA ATACGCACAGTATGGTGAAGTTTCTCCAAAGGTGGATGTCTATGCATTTGGAGTTGTTCTTTATGAACTTATTTCTGCGAAAGACGCAATTGTGAAAACCGATAGCTCGGCTACAGAATCAAGGGGATTGGTTGCTCTG TTTGATGAGACCCTTGGCAAACCTGATCCAAAGGAAGAACTGAAAAAGCTTGTTGATCCGAGGCTCGGTCAGGACTATCCACTCGACTCTGTTCTTGCG ATGGCCTGGCTCGCAAAGTGTTGCACTCAAGAAAATCCCCTGCAGAGGCCAAGCATGAGACAAATAGTAGTATCGTTGATGACACTATCTTCGGCGACTGAAGATTGGGACATGGGCACCTTCGCAAACCAATCGCTAGTCAATCTGATGTCAGGAAGATAG
- the LOC122051364 gene encoding chitin elicitor receptor kinase 1-like isoform X1: protein MAPFRSLGFILILAFAPFLPSLESACRSGCELALGAYYVTPNVNASYIAPLFDIPSFNALGPYNPSVRDLNSILSGNRLHVFFSCDCINGEFLGHNFSYQVVSGDTYTSIASDVYGSLTTVAALAHFNSFPENNVQAGANINVIVNCSCGDKAVSSAYGLFETYPIHPPDNLSSIAAAYNFTSQEALLQNYNPGSNFTSGTVFIPTTDPTGSYRPLSSSAGISGGAIAGIIVALIVALLLGICLYIYHRRRKKTKKALFLSPTEAEASIYSAGATSRVDSSPFAGITVDRSVEFPYEELATATNDFGLTNKIGGGGFGIVYYAELRGEKAAIKKMDMQATNEFLAELKVLTNVHHLNLVRLIGYCTEVSLFLVYEFIENGNLSEHLRGLGSREPLPWLTRVQIALDSARGLEYIHEHTVPVYIHRDIKSPNILINKNFRAKVADFGLAKLTEVGASLQTRLVGTFGYMPPEYAQYGEVSPKVDVYAFGVVLYELISAKDAIVKTDSSATESRGLVALFDETLGKPDPKEELKKLVDPRLGQDYPLDSVLAMAWLAKCCTQENPLQRPSMRQIVVSLMTLSSATEDWDMGTFANQSLVNLMSGR, encoded by the exons ATGGCGCCTTTTCGCTCGCTAGGATTCATCCTCATCCTCGCCTTCGCCCCTTTCCTTCCCTCGTTGGAATCCGCCTGTCGGAGCGGCTGCGAACTCGCCCTCGGGGCCTACTACGTAACCCCCAACGTCAACGCCAGCTACATCGCACCCCTCTTCGACATCCCCAGCTTCAACGCTCTCGGACCTTACAACCCCAGCGTCCGTGACCTCAACAGCATCCTGAGCGGTAACCGACTGCATGTCTTCTTCAGCTGCGATTGCATCAATGGCGAATTTCTGGGCCACAATTTCTCCTACCAAGTCGTCTCGGGGGATACCTACACAAGCATCGCCAGCGACGTGTACGGCAGCCTGACCACGGTGGCTGCGCTCGCCCATTTCAACAGCTTCCCAGAGAATAACGTGCAGGCTGGGGCGAACATCAATGTGATTGTCAATTGCTCTTGTGGAGATAAGGCGGTGTCGAGTGCCTACGGCCTGTTCGAGACTTACCCAATCCACCCGCCGGACAACCTGTCATCCATAGCCGCCGCTTACAACTTCACCTCGCAGGAGGCTTTGCTGCAGAATTATAACCCCGGGTCAAATTTCACTTCCGGAACGGTGTTTATACCAACCACAG ACCCAACTGGAAGCTATCGCCCTCTTTCCTCAAG TGCAG GAATTTCTGGGGGTGCTATTGCTGGGATTATTGTAGCTTTAATTGTTGCATTACTATTGGGAATTTGTTTATACATATACCATCGAAGGAGAAAGAAGACAAAGAAAGCCTTGTTCCTGTCACCAACAGAAG cagaagcttcaatatACAGTGCAGGAGCTACATCCCGTGTGGATAGTTCCCCATTTGCAGGCATTACTGTTGACAGATCAGTGGAATTCCCTTATGAAGAGCTTGCTACTGCTACCAATGATTTTGGTCTGACAAATAAAATTGGAGGGGGTGGCTTTGGAATTGTTTATTATGCGGAGCTTAGAGGAGAG AAAGCTGCAATCAAGAAAATGGACATGCAggcaactaatgaatttcttgctGAATTGAAAGTCTTAACAAATGTCCATCACTTGAATTtg GTGCGTTTGATTGGATACTGTACTGAGGTTTCCTTGTTCCTTGTTTACGAGTTCATTGAAAATGGTAACTTAAGTGAGCATTTGCGTGGGCTAG GTAGTAGAGAGCCTTTGCCATGGCTTACAAGGGTACAAATTGCCCTTGATTCAGCCAGGGGTCTGGAGTATATCCACGAGCATACAGTTCCAGTGTATATACATCGTGATATTAAATCACCTAATATTTTGATAAACAAGAACTTCCGAGCAAAG GTTGCAGATTTTGGTTTAGCAAAACTCACTGAAGTAGGTGCATCTTTGCAAACAAGGCTTGTTGGTACATTTGGTTATATGCCTCCAGA ATACGCACAGTATGGTGAAGTTTCTCCAAAGGTGGATGTCTATGCATTTGGAGTTGTTCTTTATGAACTTATTTCTGCGAAAGACGCAATTGTGAAAACCGATAGCTCGGCTACAGAATCAAGGGGATTGGTTGCTCTG TTTGATGAGACCCTTGGCAAACCTGATCCAAAGGAAGAACTGAAAAAGCTTGTTGATCCGAGGCTCGGTCAGGACTATCCACTCGACTCTGTTCTTGCG ATGGCCTGGCTCGCAAAGTGTTGCACTCAAGAAAATCCCCTGCAGAGGCCAAGCATGAGACAAATAGTAGTATCGTTGATGACACTATCTTCGGCGACTGAAGATTGGGACATGGGCACCTTCGCAAACCAATCGCTAGTCAATCTGATGTCAGGAAGATAG